In the Polyangiaceae bacterium genome, one interval contains:
- a CDS encoding endonuclease domain-containing protein, translated as MGLAPGVASARRKPPGSGVVMQKPSPPLSPARHQLLAASACSMRQRPSWPERKLFAALRGGRLGLRVRRQVVLGPYIVDLLVPAARLVIEIDGPQHSRRPGADVPRRGFPRVSRRDRALARMGYRVLRVTAAEVCESLDAALARVRVAVSG; from the coding sequence ATGGGGCTTGCGCCTGGAGTGGCGTCAGCCCGGCGCAAGCCCCCGGGCTCGGGAGTCGTCATGCAAAAGCCATCTCCGCCCCTTTCGCCCGCTCGCCACCAGCTGCTGGCTGCTTCCGCTTGCAGCATGCGTCAGCGTCCTTCCTGGCCCGAGCGCAAGCTCTTCGCTGCGCTTCGTGGCGGGCGGCTGGGCTTGCGAGTGCGGCGCCAGGTCGTTCTCGGTCCCTACATTGTGGATCTGCTCGTGCCTGCTGCTCGCTTGGTCATCGAAATAGATGGGCCGCAGCATTCGCGGCGGCCCGGCGCTGATGTCCCCCGTCGGGGATTCCCCAGGGTCTCGCGCCGTGACCGTGCGCTCGCGCGCATGGGCTATCGCGTGCTCCGGGTCACCGCGGCAGAGGTGTGTGAGTCCCTCGATGCGGCGCTGGCGCGGGTGAGGGTCGCGGTCAGCGGCTGA
- a CDS encoding ribonuclease J: MNCLALEQRDGILVVDCGTSFPDSDLGIDVIHPDFRWLLDNVEQLSGVVITHGHEDHIGAVSYLLDEIDVPVWTPAHARALIERRLAERGFSRDEVRLRDCRVGQPFRVGPFEVEPIRVAHSITDATALAIRTAAGLVIHTGDFNFDPAPPDGEPTDEARLRALGDEGVQLLLSDSTNIDVPERPGSEQEVGEALREIVEAAEQRVFVVMFASNVQRLRCLGDIARETGRKLCLLGRSLGTHSEVAKTLDRLAWPSDLLVAPEQAQTLPRDQVLVLAGGSQAERSSAMRRLASKEHNQMSVEAGDDVVFSSRVIPGNERIVFAMMCDLLRLGARLHTRVTAPRVHTSGHAGRSEQRRMLELVRPQSFIPVHGTLHHLLRHADLAREQGVEHVDVIENGTTAICDPDAGLRRGPAVPVGKIDIALGGQPLDAETRRRRSDVARTGFVLLSLVVDGDDNLQAPPAVTARGVPSVDDDDDVLRSIAREIVEQLNSRRKRRRTSLPIEEQARRAARRVILDVSGVRPQIEVQVVCCPPRAR; this comes from the coding sequence ATGAACTGTCTCGCTTTGGAGCAGCGGGACGGCATCCTCGTGGTCGACTGCGGCACGAGCTTCCCCGATTCGGACCTGGGCATCGACGTCATCCACCCCGACTTCCGCTGGCTCTTGGACAACGTCGAGCAGCTCAGCGGCGTGGTCATCACCCACGGGCACGAGGATCACATCGGCGCCGTGTCGTACCTGCTGGACGAGATCGACGTGCCCGTGTGGACGCCCGCTCACGCGCGCGCCCTGATCGAGCGCCGGCTGGCGGAGCGCGGCTTTTCTCGGGACGAAGTGCGTCTTCGCGACTGTCGCGTGGGTCAGCCCTTTCGTGTGGGACCCTTCGAGGTCGAACCCATCCGCGTGGCTCATTCGATCACCGACGCCACGGCCTTGGCGATCCGAACCGCCGCGGGCCTGGTGATTCACACCGGGGACTTCAACTTCGATCCTGCTCCGCCGGACGGCGAGCCGACGGACGAAGCGCGCCTGCGTGCGCTGGGCGACGAAGGCGTGCAGTTGCTCCTGAGCGACAGCACCAACATCGACGTGCCCGAGCGACCCGGCTCCGAGCAGGAGGTGGGCGAGGCGCTTCGCGAGATCGTCGAGGCTGCCGAGCAACGGGTGTTCGTGGTCATGTTCGCCAGCAACGTGCAGCGGTTGCGCTGTCTCGGCGACATCGCGCGCGAAACGGGGCGAAAGTTGTGCCTGCTCGGGCGCTCCCTGGGCACCCACTCGGAGGTGGCAAAAACCCTGGACCGCCTGGCGTGGCCTAGCGACTTGCTGGTTGCCCCGGAGCAGGCGCAGACCTTGCCCCGCGACCAAGTGTTGGTGCTCGCCGGAGGCTCCCAAGCCGAACGCAGCAGCGCCATGCGCCGCCTGGCCTCGAAGGAACACAATCAGATGTCGGTGGAGGCAGGCGACGACGTCGTCTTTTCCAGCCGCGTGATCCCGGGCAACGAGCGCATCGTCTTCGCCATGATGTGCGACCTGCTGCGCTTGGGCGCGCGTCTGCACACCCGCGTGACGGCGCCTCGGGTCCACACCAGTGGCCATGCCGGGCGCTCAGAGCAGCGACGGATGTTGGAGCTGGTCCGGCCGCAGTCCTTCATTCCGGTGCACGGCACGCTGCACCACCTGTTGCGGCACGCGGACCTGGCGCGCGAGCAGGGCGTCGAGCACGTGGACGTGATCGAGAACGGCACCACTGCGATCTGCGATCCCGATGCCGGATTGCGCCGCGGTCCTGCCGTACCCGTGGGCAAGATCGACATTGCGCTCGGTGGCCAGCCTTTGGACGCAGAGACCCGTCGACGCCGATCCGACGTCGCCCGCACCGGATTCGTGCTGCTGAGCCTCGTGGTCGACGGCGACGACAATCTGCAGGCGCCCCCCGCGGTCACGGCGCGCGGCGTGCCCTCCGTCGACGACGACGACGACGTGCTGCGCTCGATAGCCCGCGAAATCGTGGAACAGCTGAATTCTCGCCGCAAACGCCGACGCACCTCGTTGCCCATCGAAGAACAAGCCCGCCGCGCCGCCCGTCGAGTCATTCTCGACGTCAGCGGTGTGCGACCGCAGATCGAAGTGCAGGTGGTGTGCTGCCCCCCACGGGCTCGCTAG
- a CDS encoding rhodanese-like domain-containing protein — protein sequence MPEIKGVSPEEAIELMKDGWIYVDVRSVPEFEAGHVPESLNIPLLNMGPGGMQPNTEFMKVMQGCFKKSDKLLLGCRSGGRSRRAAEMLIAIGYTDLADLVTGWEGTRDHFGRIVPGWSKKDLPVETGSPPGRGYTDLKARCG from the coding sequence GTGCCGGAAATCAAAGGTGTCTCGCCCGAAGAGGCGATCGAGCTCATGAAGGACGGCTGGATCTACGTCGACGTGCGCAGCGTCCCAGAGTTCGAGGCCGGGCACGTGCCCGAGTCCCTGAACATTCCGCTGCTGAACATGGGACCGGGCGGCATGCAGCCGAACACGGAGTTCATGAAGGTGATGCAAGGCTGCTTCAAGAAGTCCGACAAGCTGCTTCTAGGCTGTCGCAGCGGGGGTCGCTCGCGCCGCGCTGCGGAGATGTTGATAGCGATCGGCTACACGGATTTGGCGGATCTAGTCACGGGCTGGGAAGGCACGCGCGATCACTTTGGGCGCATCGTTCCCGGCTGGAGCAAGAAAGACCTGCCGGTCGAAACCGGAAGCCCACCTGGGCGCGGCTACACGGACCTGAAGGCCCGCTGCGGCTGA
- a CDS encoding glycosyltransferase family 2 protein — MSLHGKQVAVVVPAYCEERFIVGVLVSMPSWVDHVIVVDDASPDGTADRVRSHGDPRVRLLVHGSNLGVGAAIASGYHAALSLGAEAVAVMAGDGQMDPADLRAVLDPVVGGQCDYVKGNRFLHSDRRRMPALRRLGSAALSRLTRGLTGLDVDDTQCGYTAIGARALRSIPLDDLWPRYGYPNDLLGMLAARRLRVTDVAVRPVYAEEASGLTPLHPPLIAFVALRRFVLERRRRALGPAA, encoded by the coding sequence GTGAGCCTACACGGCAAGCAGGTCGCCGTGGTGGTGCCTGCCTACTGCGAAGAGCGCTTCATCGTCGGCGTTCTGGTCAGCATGCCGTCCTGGGTCGACCACGTGATCGTGGTGGATGATGCGAGCCCCGACGGCACCGCAGACCGCGTGCGCAGCCATGGCGATCCACGGGTGCGTCTGCTGGTGCATGGGTCGAATCTCGGCGTGGGGGCAGCGATTGCCAGCGGCTACCACGCTGCGCTTTCTCTGGGTGCCGAGGCCGTTGCGGTGATGGCCGGGGACGGTCAGATGGACCCTGCAGATCTGCGCGCGGTGCTCGATCCCGTCGTGGGTGGGCAGTGCGACTACGTGAAGGGCAATCGCTTTCTGCACTCCGACCGACGCCGCATGCCGGCGCTTCGCCGCCTTGGCAGTGCCGCCTTGTCACGGCTCACGCGCGGGCTGACGGGCCTCGATGTCGACGACACCCAATGCGGATACACGGCGATCGGCGCCCGCGCGCTGCGTAGCATCCCCCTCGATGATCTGTGGCCGCGCTACGGCTACCCCAACGACTTGCTCGGCATGCTGGCGGCTCGTCGCCTGCGCGTCACGGACGTGGCCGTGCGCCCCGTCTATGCGGAGGAAGCGAGCGGCCTGACGCCCCTGCACCCACCGCTCATCGCCTTCGTTGCGCTGCGACGCTTCGTGCTCGAGCGTCGTCGGCGTGCCCTCGGACCCGCGGCATGA
- the purB gene encoding adenylosuccinate lyase, with protein MIPRYTPADFRELWSDATRYATWLEVELAACAAMETEGLVPGGTAESIRGQGLQLDPAAIEEIEKRTKHDVIAFLTHVEGLAGAPAKYLHRGMTSSDVLDTSFALLLVRATDAILQRSKGLEAALAKRARQHAATPTLGRSHGIQAEPVTFGVVLAGHCAEVRRARRRLEVARQEIAVGKIAGAVGTYAHLTPNIEATALGSLGLAAETVSTQVVARDRHAALFSAMALMAAAIERLATNVRHLQRTEVGEAEERFTAGQKGSSAMPHKRNPVLSENLCGLSRVVRAAVAPALENVVLWHERDISHSSVERMIAPDVTTTLAFMLDRATGLVDGLVVYEERMHETLRQGKGLYFSEAVLLALVDKGLGRQQAYEMVQRHAMRAFAGEGELLELLRGDAEIGKHLNQDELGRCFDLEHALRHCNTIVERALEGIA; from the coding sequence ATGATTCCCCGCTACACACCGGCAGATTTCCGTGAGCTGTGGTCGGACGCTACGCGCTACGCCACTTGGTTGGAGGTCGAACTGGCGGCCTGTGCCGCAATGGAAACCGAGGGGCTCGTGCCCGGGGGCACTGCAGAGAGCATTCGCGGGCAGGGATTGCAGCTCGACCCGGCCGCCATCGAAGAAATCGAGAAGCGCACCAAGCATGACGTGATCGCATTCTTGACTCACGTGGAAGGTCTGGCCGGAGCGCCGGCGAAGTACCTGCACCGCGGCATGACTTCCAGCGACGTCCTGGACACCAGCTTCGCGCTGTTGCTCGTGCGAGCGACGGACGCGATTCTTCAACGCAGCAAAGGCCTCGAAGCGGCGCTGGCCAAGCGCGCGCGACAGCACGCGGCCACGCCCACCCTGGGGCGGTCCCACGGCATTCAAGCCGAGCCCGTCACCTTCGGCGTGGTGCTCGCGGGGCATTGCGCCGAGGTGCGGCGCGCTCGCAGGCGCCTCGAAGTGGCGCGTCAAGAGATCGCGGTGGGCAAGATCGCGGGCGCGGTCGGCACCTACGCGCACCTGACGCCGAATATCGAAGCCACCGCCCTCGGTAGCCTGGGGCTCGCCGCCGAAACCGTGTCGACGCAAGTGGTGGCGCGGGATCGCCACGCCGCCTTGTTCAGTGCCATGGCGCTCATGGCCGCCGCCATCGAGCGCCTCGCCACCAACGTGCGGCACCTCCAGCGCACCGAGGTTGGCGAGGCCGAGGAACGCTTCACCGCCGGCCAAAAGGGCTCGAGCGCGATGCCGCACAAGCGCAATCCCGTGCTGAGCGAGAACCTTTGCGGACTGTCGCGAGTGGTGCGCGCCGCCGTCGCGCCCGCGCTGGAGAACGTCGTCTTGTGGCACGAACGAGACATCTCCCACTCCAGCGTGGAACGCATGATCGCGCCGGACGTGACTACTACTCTGGCCTTCATGCTCGATCGCGCAACGGGCCTGGTCGACGGGTTGGTGGTCTACGAAGAGCGCATGCATGAGACCCTGCGCCAAGGCAAAGGCCTGTACTTCAGTGAGGCAGTGCTGCTGGCACTGGTGGACAAAGGCTTGGGCCGTCAGCAGGCCTACGAGATGGTGCAGCGCCACGCCATGCGCGCCTTCGCTGGCGAGGGCGAGCTCCTGGAGCTGCTGCGCGGGGACGCGGAGATCGGCAAACACTTGAACCAAGACGAACTCGGGCGTTGTTTCGATTTGGAGCACGCCCTGCGTCACTGCAACACCATCGTGGAGCGGGCGCTGGAGGGGATCGCGTGA